Proteins from one Deltaproteobacteria bacterium genomic window:
- a CDS encoding AAA family ATPase translates to MESEHQLQLLSRLITYVPIHWVRKALDQPVTPKPSSEWRHGAVFSADLLGLGPLAEHANRLGHDGAGELCRLLNLGLAAVLEQAVFPQGGQLVRMGDQLLAFFTGDAALERAAQAALDAHGALARSGPRLGGTPALTLRAAVAKGPIYLAQIGDAAERMEIVVAGPAVSDVLSIVGEARAGEVVLPAAQADESPALGLSGIRGAVATVAAVDPAPSRVPLVDLTPRLVENTVAKINALRPFVAHELFDRLLADPAAPGTPPQLRRATVLLAEVWTLDPAKSSSRDAFNRRFLITDRIVRRHGGQMARLDFTPRGRKVTAIFGVPDSRGSDEERALACALELREALGAAKMRAAVNTGFVFSGEVGSALKREHALLGAPVQVANRLLSLADEGAVVAGPETCRAAGAGFELGPEWQVRIPGQRAPVLARPVIGRQDRIRQAVAPGRLAGRARELDAALKSFDWIIRDGGGALVIRAEQGAGKTRFLRELLAQARTRARVNFKRLRCTYLTRERPFALVEACIQAITGEQRPLQAWLEEIPELLESQLKALGSVAELDKLTGRAAFMTLQKRLAADALATLGNRPRTVLVLDDLHEADAESLDVFRQLARDKALSFLATSAVQLGETLPELALPPLDAMGLGDLTREALGESPPALVNWLEQRSAGNVLQARALLAWLQESDALEKGPAGITLRAATLETLPAGLRLPNSGRGAYPAGQVESGPTRIDADTEPGVVTNPGITNPGITSPGIAAPTTDPGAPPPGADDEAVQAARLRHRELAELIEAVPGASEERPEELALLYGESDRPEKAVYYARTAAKEALKRNRFSLALSWTEASARAAQLVDDASLIRAVRFEEAEAWHRLYDPHRAAAMAREVEAAAEAAGDEVLAQRAKLLFALALADGYSPGAEDACHEVLIRSGTGTDAEARTRLALARVLRGRGDLGEAEVLLERASVLAAGLHDEELRVHSLIESALLRAERGEAERSRAALETAESLTRPPALARARVIVLLNLGVIRAHDGDLPGAEQAYHDAERLADALGLVIPRAAALVNLSDLHRDSGDMDQAWGYANQAQSEARRAGDARVAGAAALARALSAGPNVDALSIGAEALRQLEPLEDASLFIEAAARLAHKALERGERHWAVQLFTAARARAELTGIARHRRSLDRLDNLLHQSAPHVQAAPSEDAVVTAPGV, encoded by the coding sequence ATGGAGAGCGAACACCAGCTCCAGCTGCTCTCGCGGCTCATCACCTACGTGCCCATCCACTGGGTGCGCAAGGCGCTCGACCAGCCCGTCACCCCCAAGCCCAGCTCGGAGTGGCGGCACGGCGCGGTGTTCTCGGCGGACCTGCTCGGGCTGGGGCCGCTCGCGGAGCACGCGAACCGGCTCGGCCACGACGGCGCGGGCGAGCTCTGCCGGCTCTTGAACCTGGGCCTGGCGGCGGTGCTGGAGCAGGCGGTGTTTCCGCAGGGTGGGCAGCTGGTGCGCATGGGCGACCAGCTCCTGGCGTTCTTCACCGGCGACGCGGCGCTGGAGCGCGCGGCCCAGGCGGCGCTGGACGCGCACGGGGCGCTGGCGCGCTCGGGGCCGCGGCTCGGTGGCACGCCGGCGCTCACCCTGCGCGCGGCCGTGGCCAAGGGCCCCATCTACCTGGCGCAGATTGGCGACGCTGCCGAGCGCATGGAGATCGTGGTCGCCGGGCCAGCGGTGTCCGACGTGCTCTCCATCGTGGGCGAGGCGCGCGCGGGCGAGGTGGTGCTGCCCGCTGCCCAGGCCGACGAGAGCCCGGCGCTGGGGCTGAGCGGAATTCGCGGCGCGGTCGCGACGGTGGCCGCCGTGGATCCCGCGCCCTCGCGGGTGCCGCTGGTGGATCTCACCCCGCGGCTGGTGGAGAACACGGTCGCCAAGATCAACGCGCTGCGGCCCTTCGTGGCGCACGAGCTCTTCGACCGGCTGCTCGCAGATCCGGCCGCACCGGGAACACCGCCGCAGCTGCGGCGGGCCACGGTCCTCCTCGCCGAGGTCTGGACGCTCGATCCGGCCAAGAGCAGCTCGCGCGACGCCTTCAACCGGCGCTTCTTGATCACCGACCGCATCGTGCGCCGCCACGGCGGGCAGATGGCGCGGCTCGACTTCACCCCGCGCGGCCGCAAGGTCACGGCCATCTTCGGCGTGCCCGACTCGCGCGGCAGCGATGAGGAGCGCGCGCTGGCCTGTGCCCTGGAGCTGCGCGAGGCGCTGGGCGCGGCCAAGATGCGCGCCGCGGTGAACACCGGCTTCGTGTTCAGCGGCGAGGTGGGCTCGGCGCTCAAGCGTGAGCACGCCCTGCTGGGCGCGCCGGTGCAGGTGGCCAATCGGCTGCTGTCGCTGGCGGACGAGGGCGCTGTCGTCGCGGGGCCGGAGACGTGTCGGGCCGCGGGCGCGGGCTTCGAGCTCGGGCCGGAGTGGCAGGTGCGCATCCCCGGGCAGCGGGCGCCGGTGCTCGCACGGCCGGTGATCGGTCGGCAGGATCGCATCCGCCAGGCGGTCGCGCCGGGGCGGCTTGCGGGCCGCGCGCGCGAGCTGGACGCGGCGCTCAAGAGCTTCGACTGGATCATCCGCGACGGCGGCGGCGCGCTGGTGATTCGCGCGGAGCAGGGCGCGGGCAAGACCCGCTTCCTGCGCGAGCTGCTCGCCCAGGCCCGCACGCGCGCGCGCGTGAACTTCAAGCGGCTGCGGTGCACCTACCTCACCCGCGAGCGCCCGTTCGCGCTGGTGGAGGCCTGCATCCAGGCCATCACCGGCGAGCAGCGGCCGCTGCAGGCGTGGCTGGAGGAGATCCCCGAGCTGCTGGAGTCGCAGCTCAAGGCGCTGGGGAGCGTGGCCGAGCTGGACAAGCTCACCGGCCGCGCGGCCTTCATGACCTTGCAGAAACGGCTCGCGGCCGACGCGCTGGCCACGCTGGGCAATCGTCCGCGGACGGTGCTGGTGCTCGACGATCTCCACGAGGCCGACGCCGAGAGCCTGGACGTCTTCCGCCAGCTCGCGCGCGACAAGGCGCTCTCGTTCCTGGCGACGTCGGCGGTGCAGCTGGGCGAGACGCTGCCCGAGCTGGCGCTGCCTCCGCTCGACGCGATGGGCCTGGGCGATCTCACCCGCGAGGCGCTGGGCGAGTCGCCGCCTGCGCTGGTGAATTGGCTGGAGCAGCGCTCGGCCGGAAACGTGCTCCAGGCGCGGGCGCTGCTCGCGTGGCTGCAGGAGTCGGACGCGCTCGAGAAGGGCCCCGCGGGCATCACCTTGCGCGCGGCCACGCTGGAGACGCTGCCCGCCGGCCTGCGCCTGCCCAACTCGGGCCGCGGCGCGTACCCGGCCGGTCAGGTGGAGAGCGGGCCCACGCGCATCGACGCCGACACCGAGCCGGGCGTGGTCACCAATCCGGGTATCACCAATCCGGGCATCACCTCGCCAGGCATCGCCGCGCCCACCACGGATCCCGGCGCGCCGCCACCGGGCGCAGACGACGAGGCGGTGCAGGCCGCGCGGCTGCGTCACCGCGAGCTGGCGGAGCTCATCGAGGCGGTGCCGGGCGCGTCAGAAGAGCGGCCCGAGGAGCTCGCGCTGCTCTACGGCGAGAGCGATCGGCCGGAGAAGGCCGTGTACTACGCGCGCACCGCCGCCAAGGAAGCGCTGAAGCGCAACCGGTTCTCGCTGGCGCTGTCGTGGACGGAGGCGTCGGCGCGCGCGGCGCAGCTGGTGGACGATGCGTCGCTGATTCGCGCGGTGCGCTTCGAAGAGGCCGAGGCGTGGCACCGGCTGTACGACCCGCACCGCGCCGCGGCCATGGCCCGCGAGGTCGAAGCGGCCGCCGAGGCTGCGGGCGACGAGGTGCTCGCCCAGCGCGCCAAGCTGCTCTTCGCGCTCGCGCTCGCCGACGGCTACTCGCCGGGCGCCGAGGACGCGTGCCACGAGGTGCTCATCCGCTCGGGTACCGGCACCGACGCCGAGGCGCGCACCCGGTTGGCGTTGGCCCGCGTGCTCCGCGGCCGCGGCGACCTGGGTGAAGCCGAGGTGCTGCTGGAGCGCGCGAGCGTGCTCGCAGCCGGCCTGCACGACGAAGAGCTGCGCGTGCACTCGCTCATCGAGAGCGCGCTCTTGCGAGCCGAGCGTGGCGAGGCGGAGCGTTCGCGCGCGGCGCTGGAGACGGCCGAGTCGCTCACCCGGCCGCCGGCCTTGGCGCGCGCGCGGGTCATCGTGCTGCTCAACCTCGGCGTCATCCGCGCGCACGACGGCGATCTACCGGGTGCCGAGCAGGCCTATCACGACGCCGAGCGGCTGGCCGACGCGCTCGGGCTCGTGATTCCACGCGCGGCCGCGCTGGTGAACCTGTCGGATCTGCACCGCGACTCGGGCGACATGGATCAAGCCTGGGGCTACGCGAACCAGGCGCAGAGCGAGGCGCGGCGCGCGGGCGATGCGCGCGTGGCCGGCGCAGCGGCGCTGGCGCGGGCGCTCTCCGCCGGTCCGAACGTCGACGCGCTCAGCATCGGCGCGGAGGCCCTGCGGCAGCTCGAGCCGCTCGAGGACGCGTCGCTGTTCATCGAGGCGGCGGCGCGGCTGGCGCACAAGGCGCTGGAGCGCGGCGAGCGGCACTGGGCGGTGCAGCTCTTCACGGCGGCGCGCGCGCGGGCGGAGCTCACCGGCATCGCCCGGCATCGCCGCTCGCTGGATCGCCTCGACAACCTGCTGCACCAATCGGCGCCGCACGTCCAGGCGGCGCCCTCGGAAGACGCGGTGGTGACCGCGCCGGGCGTTTGA
- a CDS encoding NADH-quinone oxidoreductase subunit N, with the protein MVPLLPALIFSVGAIAVLLSEVFLGKNPVRHYQPAITSLTCVGAAWASMPMLGAPSRMIFSGTAVADSFSATVSLMVALGLLISTLVAASFLHRHHVERGEFYALSLFAAAGMSLLALSADVLMIFVSLEVMSVAVYALTAYLRRGARPAEAAFKYFLLGAFASALYLYGAALLYGASGSTQLHEIAHAAAGSGLFTVGVIFVATGFAFKVAAVPFHMWTPDVYEGAPTPVTAFMAVGVKAAAFAALLRVVVIAFPGIGGAAPVWGQIIVVLAVLTMLVGNLLAVPQRNVKRMLAYSSVAHAGYLLLGVAAARGGSLTGEAGAGVLFYLFAYTATAAGAFAVVAALERDDPDSLAAWDLDRFAGLASRRPMMAAGMTIFMASLAGIPPLAGFFGKLYIFAAAVDAHLYTAAVMGVLTSVIGAYYYLKVVVYMYMRPPEAHQVVAPTSMPLSAALWIAAAVTVWLGIGPGPLVALAHASAQALGG; encoded by the coding sequence ATGGTGCCGCTGTTGCCGGCGCTCATCTTCTCCGTGGGGGCGATCGCGGTGCTGCTCTCCGAGGTCTTCCTCGGGAAGAACCCGGTCCGCCACTACCAGCCGGCCATCACCTCGCTGACCTGCGTGGGCGCGGCCTGGGCCTCGATGCCGATGCTCGGCGCGCCCTCGCGGATGATCTTCTCCGGCACCGCGGTGGCCGACTCGTTCAGCGCCACGGTGTCCCTGATGGTGGCCCTGGGCCTGCTCATCTCGACGCTCGTCGCTGCCAGCTTCCTGCACCGTCACCACGTCGAGCGCGGCGAGTTCTACGCGCTCTCGCTCTTCGCGGCGGCGGGCATGAGCCTGCTGGCGCTGTCGGCGGACGTGCTGATGATCTTCGTGAGCCTGGAGGTGATGAGCGTGGCGGTCTACGCGCTCACCGCCTACCTGCGCCGCGGGGCGCGGCCGGCGGAGGCGGCGTTCAAGTACTTCCTGCTCGGCGCGTTCGCCTCGGCGCTGTACCTCTACGGCGCGGCGCTGCTCTACGGCGCCTCGGGGAGCACGCAGCTGCACGAGATCGCCCACGCGGCCGCGGGCAGCGGGCTCTTCACGGTCGGGGTGATCTTCGTGGCCACGGGCTTCGCCTTCAAGGTGGCCGCGGTGCCGTTCCACATGTGGACGCCCGACGTCTACGAGGGCGCGCCCACGCCGGTCACCGCGTTCATGGCCGTGGGCGTGAAGGCCGCGGCGTTCGCTGCGCTGCTTCGCGTGGTGGTCATCGCCTTTCCGGGCATCGGCGGGGCTGCGCCGGTGTGGGGCCAGATCATCGTGGTGCTGGCGGTGCTCACCATGCTGGTGGGCAACCTGCTCGCGGTGCCACAGCGCAACGTGAAGCGCATGCTGGCGTACTCGTCGGTGGCGCACGCGGGCTACTTGCTCCTGGGCGTGGCCGCGGCGCGTGGCGGGTCGCTCACCGGCGAGGCCGGCGCGGGCGTGCTCTTCTACCTCTTCGCGTACACGGCCACGGCCGCGGGCGCGTTCGCCGTCGTCGCCGCCCTCGAGCGCGACGATCCGGACTCGCTGGCTGCCTGGGACCTCGACCGCTTCGCCGGGCTGGCCAGCCGCCGCCCGATGATGGCCGCGGGCATGACCATCTTCATGGCCTCGCTCGCCGGCATCCCGCCGCTCGCGGGGTTCTTCGGCAAGCTCTACATCTTCGCGGCCGCCGTCGACGCCCACCTCTACACCGCGGCGGTGATGGGCGTGCTCACATCGGTCATCGGCGCGTACTACTACCTGAAGGTCGTGGTCTACATGTACATGCGGCCGCCCGAGGCGCATCAGGTGGTCGCGCCCACGTCGATGCCGCTCTCGGCCGCGCTGTGGATCGCTGCGGCGGTCACCGTGTGGCTGGGCATCGGACCGGGCCCGCTGGTCGCCCTGGCTCACGCCTCGGCGCAGGCTCTGGGCGGGTAG
- a CDS encoding NADH-quinone oxidoreductase subunit M, producing the protein MLAFIPSTEKGQLKVAALFTMLVTFALSLWMYFAFETGPKALEFQLMQKKAWVEHFGLGYSVGVDGVAVTLMLLTGFLGPIVMLAAWNNAGERAKEFCVALLVLQTSMMGTFAAMDVVLFYVFWEGVLIPMYLLIGIFGSENRIYASVKFFLFTMVGSMLMLVAILYVYLKTGDASGMGRSFEYEKMLTAAQHLSPEEQLYLFIAFASAFAVKVPMWPLHTWLPDAHTEAPAAGSIVLAGVMLKMGTFGFMRYAMPMFPEATKQAAPWIGILAVIGIVYGSLMCLAQRDMKRLVAYSSVAHLGFVMLGLAALNTQASAGAVYQMVNHGVSTGALFLLIGAIYERRHTRLIAEYGGLAKVTPLLGIAFLVITFSSIGLPGTNGFIGEFMILSGTFTQGRIFGHTLFAGLQLSWVWLAAIAATGVILGAAYMLTLVQRVWFGPMRNPRNQGLADMSWREGFAVVPLVLAAVGMGIFPQPFLERINPAADIFSRRSGGETVALNATAEAPAAGEGEARPTAVTPPTRRPPPPNAPGAGPRGAQPNGARPVFVPNPHVLIPAPGAKPAKP; encoded by the coding sequence ATGCTCGCCTTCATTCCCTCGACGGAGAAGGGCCAGCTCAAGGTCGCCGCGCTCTTCACCATGCTGGTCACCTTTGCCCTCTCGCTGTGGATGTACTTCGCATTCGAGACGGGCCCCAAGGCGCTCGAGTTCCAGCTGATGCAGAAGAAGGCCTGGGTGGAGCACTTCGGCCTGGGCTACTCCGTCGGCGTGGACGGCGTGGCGGTGACGCTCATGCTGCTCACCGGGTTCCTCGGGCCCATCGTGATGCTCGCGGCCTGGAACAACGCGGGCGAGCGCGCCAAGGAGTTCTGCGTGGCGCTGCTGGTGCTGCAGACCTCCATGATGGGCACGTTCGCCGCCATGGACGTGGTGCTGTTCTACGTCTTCTGGGAGGGCGTGCTGATTCCGATGTACCTGCTCATCGGGATCTTCGGCTCGGAGAACCGCATCTACGCCTCGGTGAAGTTCTTCCTCTTCACCATGGTCGGCTCGATGTTGATGCTGGTCGCGATTCTGTACGTGTACCTGAAGACCGGGGACGCGTCGGGAATGGGCCGCAGCTTCGAGTACGAGAAGATGCTCACCGCGGCGCAGCACCTCTCGCCCGAGGAGCAGCTCTACCTGTTCATCGCGTTCGCGTCGGCGTTCGCGGTGAAGGTGCCCATGTGGCCGCTGCACACCTGGTTGCCCGACGCGCACACCGAGGCGCCGGCGGCGGGCTCCATCGTGCTCGCGGGCGTGATGCTGAAGATGGGCACCTTCGGCTTCATGCGCTACGCGATGCCCATGTTCCCCGAGGCCACCAAGCAGGCCGCCCCGTGGATCGGCATCCTGGCGGTCATCGGCATCGTGTACGGCTCGCTGATGTGCCTCGCCCAGCGCGACATGAAGCGGCTCGTCGCCTACTCCTCGGTGGCGCACCTTGGCTTCGTGATGCTCGGCTTGGCGGCGCTGAACACCCAGGCGTCGGCGGGCGCGGTGTACCAGATGGTGAACCACGGCGTGTCCACGGGCGCGCTGTTCCTCCTCATCGGCGCCATCTACGAGCGGCGGCACACCCGCTTGATCGCCGAGTACGGCGGCCTGGCCAAGGTGACGCCGCTGCTGGGCATCGCCTTCCTGGTGATCACCTTCTCCAGCATCGGCCTGCCCGGCACCAACGGATTCATCGGCGAGTTCATGATCCTCTCGGGCACGTTCACCCAGGGGCGGATCTTCGGGCACACCCTCTTCGCAGGGCTGCAGCTCTCGTGGGTGTGGCTGGCGGCGATCGCAGCGACGGGCGTCATCCTCGGCGCGGCGTACATGCTCACCCTGGTGCAGCGGGTGTGGTTCGGGCCCATGCGCAACCCGCGCAACCAGGGCCTGGCCGACATGAGCTGGCGCGAGGGCTTCGCGGTGGTGCCCCTGGTGCTCGCCGCGGTGGGCATGGGCATCTTCCCGCAGCCGTTCCTGGAGCGGATCAACCCGGCGGCCGACATCTTCAGCCGGCGCTCCGGTGGCGAGACGGTGGCGCTCAACGCGACCGCCGAGGCGCCTGCCGCGGGCGAGGGCGAGGCCAGGCCGACGGCGGTGACGCCGCCCACGCGCCGCCCCCCGCCTCCCAACGCGCCCGGCGCAGGCCCGCGCGGCGCGCAGCCCAACGGCGCGCGTCCTGTCTTCGTGCCCAACCCGCATGTGCTTATCCCCGCGCCCGGGGCCAAGCCTGCCAAGCCGTAG